Sequence from the Amaranthus tricolor cultivar Red isolate AtriRed21 chromosome 16, ASM2621246v1, whole genome shotgun sequence genome:
TAAATACAATTACCAAAAGCAGGGAAAGGTGATGCTTTAGAAAAAGACAATGAAGATCATAGTgatactttaaaataaaaaaaaaaaaaaaaaacccatcgaagattataatttaatttttaataaaaaagaagCAAGAGTTAAAAGAAGACAAGAAACATTCCAGAAATCCAGTAAAACTCATAGAAAAAGAAGAGCTATGGTTGAATGCACTTGTCCCTTTGCCcattattttaatcttaatatGTTTTGATTGTATTAGCCCattttaatatttcaaaatttgaGTCAAAAGCTAGTCTACCAAAAATATATCAATTCACCTTCATTGCATTGCTCTAAGTCCCAAGAGAATAAACCCTTTTTCCTTTCTTTACTATGTTTtgtgttgttttattttaggatATGCAAGAATTAGATgagatttgatttgaagattttatttgaaaaagatAAACTTATTTTAGCTGATACaagattcaaatttttttttttagtggcTTTTCTTTGGAGAAACAAAAGGTCGGGATTCATTCTAGTTTTTCTAAATAAGAAAAATCCAAGTACAGATGCTTTGAAAGCTAACTAACAAAGGGTGGAGCTATTAGTGGGTGAAAATCGACCACAGTCCATCCTCAAAGATAAGTTAAAATGTAGTATATGTTGGATATTTGGCCTACAAACTATATTAACTCTACATTCAATGATAGTTGTACAAAATTGACCCGATTAACTAAAATCGGATATGATCTAACCTAATCAGAAATaacttatattataaaaatcacATTAAATTGTCAAAATAATTACATGCACTCAAGAAACTAATATTAATTCGACCCAAGATATTATACCTAAAACCCGCCTGAACAATCAAATAAAGACCTATAGTCGAAATATTAGCTTGCTAGTCTCTATGTCAACATAACCAATGTTGCTCAAATATCCTAAACTTCTAAATATTTGTAATCTACATCTCTTAAATTTTGTGACgttaatatgaaaattttggtcTCACTTCCCTAAAGACTTAACTTTGCCTCTAAAACTAATACATTTAGCATGTATTTTTATCTATCTTTAAGAATATATTTCTTCTTTATTTTCCCTCCTTTTACTCAAAAGTTTTTTATAAATGTGGTTAGAACATTCTCATCTTTCAAGTAACTTCTGAAAAGAGTTTGTCAGCCACCATATGAGCAAAAGGAAATGCATAAAACCAATGACTTTACAAATCAGTTGAAGCCTGATAAGCTTAATTAAATACAGACACTAGTTTtgtttagtaatttttttatggtttttctaatgcaaaataatttaaaattatattatattgtcCAATATAGACCCCAGTTTATAAGTAAAGTAACatcattaattttataatttaatgataatattaattaattaagctttGTCCATTGTCACTAAGTGACCCAAGAGTCTACAAGAAGGTAAAACTATGTTTTATGAGTTATTCTAGTGAGAGGCCGTCTTTCAGTGAAACGATATTAAATAAAGAGcatatatgctaataattatattagtttgaCTATTTAACTTAACTAACAATATAGCTATTTCACACAagaataagaatttgtgatgttTTATAGCCTAGAAAATACTACAAATAATTAAGACAGATGGGTCAGAAACTGGCCcatttcaattttcatataGTAGATAAATTTTCTCTACATCTCTCTATGATGCTCTGAATTTTATAAGTGGAAGCTCTCAGAGTTTTCACTATTACTTCTCAGTTCTGACAGTTACATCccaaaaaatatatctcaaaaaaatatcttttttcttttcattactTTGGCATCatccattttttcttttataaaatttaataaataatataatctattgcaaaaataaaaagtctcaaatattaaataatattttttttgttattttattgtttccatttactttttgcatagttttcaaagtaattttcgtgccttaatatctctaaatacgcattataaaaaattataaaaaatatatgataaaaaagaatacattaagacgaatttaaTGAGACcttacatggatatattttatatctatatatgtcttaaaaatctaaatcaaatttctcttgcaaaatagaatattttaaacgGGAAGAACAACGAAATGAGTACATAATATAGTCAATTATACTGAGATAGAAAATTATGATAAGATACATACGAGGAGTCAATTTTTTCTCCGCCTCTGCTAATAAAGTAGGTATTATATAATCTATGTACAAGATATAAGCTCATATCCTTTTTATCCTGCCTTCACATTCAGTCTTACAGCTTCTAAATACACCATTTCTAGCCTTAAAGTACTGTGATTTAACATATAATGGCTGTGGATTGCTGCTCTTACAATCTAAATGAACATAAAATGGATGAAGGTAAACATGAAAAGGCGAAAGAATacgaagaaaaagaagatgaagaagaagatgatgattacATTGACATGGAAGTAAGTTCTTACACAACAACCTTGTCTGCACCCTCACAAAATCCTCGAGAATTCGAGTTCCAAATGGGATCGACGATCAATGTTGAACGAGATACTACAACATCCCCTGCTGATGAGCTTTTCTACATGGGAAAGTTGCTCCCTCTCCACCTTCCACCTCGCCTGCAAATGGTCGAGAAGCTTCTAGAAGATTCTACTCCAAAGATGTTCAATGCAGATTTCTTTAGTACTCCTTTGGGCACACATACTGCTGTCACCCCAATAACAAGTACTACTCCTTTTGAGTCATGTAATGTTTCTCCTGTTGAATCTTGTCAGGTTAGTAGAGAAATTAATCCCCAAGAGTATTTTTTTGTATAtgcaaatgaaaataataaagggTTTATGGGGGGTTTTCATGGAAAGAAGTCTTGGACTAAAAAGCTTAAGACTAAGATTAAAGCCTTGTTTGGAAAATCACATCAACAATGTTCTTTAGTTGCTAAAAACGAAGAAGATCGAGGGTTGAATTCGAATTTGAATTCGAAAAAGGATGATTTTGAGAAGCATATCAAAGGAATTAAGAAACATCCATGTATCCAAATCCCACAAATTAATGAAAATGATGCTAAGGAAGCTAAAATTTGTCATAGGAGATCATTTTCCGGGGTATTTAAACGTCGTTCATCAACGACTAAATTAACAACTTCGTATTCATCTATATCgccctcttcttgttcttcttcatcctcatgTTCATCGAATAATTCAAGCAATTCTAATGGTTTGAATGATTTCCCGATGCTAAAGAGAAGTAGTAGTGCAAATTCAGAGATGGAAAGTTCTTTAATCCAAGGAGCTATTGCTCATTGCAAGAAATCATCTAAGCAAGCATTTCACACAAGAAAAACATTAAGTGAAATTGGTAGTATGTCATTGCCTTCTACCAGGTTTACTTCTACGCTTGAAGATCTAACAACCCTTTGTAGGGGTTAATATAGAAGAATAAGTCAAGTGATTTATGTATCAGGCTCGGTGAAACATAATTCActagttagttcgccttttAAATTCGCGATTTACTTAATATGGTTCAAAAATAGCATTTTGAATTCGCAATTTGCAAGttgattagcgaatcatgtgattCTGATCAGGTTTTTGTGCTAATCTTATAAGGTTTTGGGTCATTAATGCATAATTAGttaaactaataatttaaatttcctTTGATTGTAGTTTTGTTTATGTCTCTCTCCTTTCCTTTAGTGCTAATCTGACAGTCAACCAAATATTCATGAATATCTGTGTACTTGATCTAGTTCAGTAgttcaatgattttcaaaatacaTCAACATCAATTTTTGATTggaattagtttttttttttttattattttgcttctAAAGTTTTGGTATTTTCATTATCTTGGGTTGGAATTCAGGAATTAGATagttgaaaaacaaacaaataaataaaataatttttaagagatTGATATGTTAAACAAGGGTACAGGAGTAAGAGCCATCTAAATTTGACACGATTAACACAAATTAAATTTGACTCGACTCAATCCAACTTAACCCGCatataaaacgtaatttcttgtgAGAGAGGGTCTCTTTGAAAAATCATCTCTGTTTAGGTCGgcccataaaaaaatatagagtaagagCAGGCATTAATCTCTAACAGACTGGAGCTAAGAGGCATCTCTAAAAAAGATGGTCTCTCAGGAGACTGGTAGCAGATTATCATAATGTTTATGTACACACAAAAACCGACATTAACCTAACCTAAAATATTGTATTCGAAATCTGCTCGAACACTCAAATTGACATCTCTAAGAGTATATGGTAGAATACATAtcaattgagtctacaattatCAGTTGtacaaagctttttttttttcggaGTACATTAGTTGTACAAAGCTAATACTGTGAAAATTAGGTAAAAGACATGGATGTCTTTTTGTTCTATGTCAGTATCATTTGATTTTTAGTATGTAAAAACTACTTGCCTGTTAATATCTAATAAAATGTTTTTGTTAGgaatataatttttgtaaaaaaatattaccaGTTTATCTCAAAATAATACACCAgattcttataaaaaaatttcaaataaaaaatttctatgAAAGTATTCAATATGTATCACATGTAATGGTCAAAATTCAATCTTGAATATGAATTGCTTATATCAATATAATCAAAGCGTTTTTATCCTCTTGCATAAGATGGGCTCATATAATtagttcatttttttaattcatcaatatAACATTGAATAATGTGAAATAATTAAGCAATTGcaacatacaaaaataaaaaatgagctTCGGATAAacttaatttcataattaagCATTTTCATGTCCGAGTCTAAGGTTAtgtatgttcgcagttactaacagtgaacaaaaaaattggtccAAAAAGTCAATTGTTTGTTCGCaattaataactgcgaacaaaagagAGACAATTTCATAACGTAAGAAGGGacggaaaaaataaaaacattgtttgttcgtagttactaactgcgaacaaacatGAATTCCACTTTTTCCATCTCTTCtaacgttatgacattgtctcccttttgttcgtagttattaactgcgaacaaacaattttgacttttttgactaatttttttgttcgctgttagtaactgcgaacataccTAACCTTAAACTCGAACATAAaaacgcttacttttggaattaagtttacccGAAACTCTTTTAAATATTTCTTAGTTAAAGTTTCTTATTTGTTTCGATCTTTCTATAACATTGTGAGTGATtactctaaaactataaaaagttattacTTTGAAAccgtaagtaatcactttaaagttataagttatCACTTTAAGATAATAAGTCAACATTAGACCAGCTCAATAGAGATAATCTCACCGTTAGACTTGCTCGTGTTGAATAAACGATTAAATTTTTAGTAGTGGGTTGTCTTCGGATACATGATGAGATGCCAGAGTTTTCACACTACCTAGATGATGTGcagactgttttttttttttttaagtgcaGACTTAGAAATTAAACAGACATGGATTTTACTTGGGACGCCCTTTCGACGGTCAAGTCAGATGTGTTTAGGGAGTAAGAATTGATTGCCATCGGCACATCCCTATCTACAGCCACTAGGTATGAATAGAACCCGACTCCAGGCCCGCCCTGATAAGTAATAACCAAATAAGCGCCTACATTCATCGGCAAGAATCTAACCGTCCTCTCCATCTACCGTGCTAATCAACAGCTGGGTAATGGGAATTAAAAGGGCGTGCAAATTCCAGTGACTTGGCCCTGAAAAGACACAAGAACAACCAAGATCTAGGCATCTAAAAGCTCAAGATGATACTACAATGATCATCGTCACATCTCGTCTACAGCTCAAGTTGATACAGTAATCAACCTTCAATTTAATGATCCAGAACCTTCAGAAATTACAAACTATTCTTTGCATTATCAACATAAAATATTTACCAGATTCAAGACGGGCTTTCTCAGCAAACTGCTCGTGTAAGATGTAACCTCGTCCACTCTTTTAACTCTCGACAGACAGCCATCCATGAATTGATAGAGTTTACGGCTCAGTTATCGAGTTCTGCTGTGTTGGAGGCTTTTAGAAAGACTATTTATCCGAATCAGACTCCTCACTATCAGCAGGAAGACACGTCAGAGGGCGTAAAACCGATCAGGTTCTGAATTAGAGAATTCTGAATGATAAAATGAATTAGACGCGCTTCTCCTTGCACTTCTATCTCTTTTTCTCATGGACCGGCAACGCTTTGATTTTATTACATAGTAGGTCATGGTGCCCAAAACTCCAGCCATTATCACACCCCCTACAACCGTAATGAGTGTTGCAGCCCACCTATGGTGTCGTCCAACAACTATGTAAGAAGATGCCATGAAAGCAACTGAGGTGCACACTGATGCCAACCACATCAATTTATTGATAACAACCACAACACGCTTCTCCGCTTTCGTTTCACCTCGGACAAGTGTGATCTGAACTACCACAACAGCCAAAGACGTAAACAGAGCGGTTgcgttgaagatgaagaaaatttTGAATGAAGCTGTCTTAGAGGCTACAGCCACCCCGTTGTCATCGTCACCACCGGGGACTGTAAATATAGCCGCAAAAGCAACGGTTGCGAAAAGAACGGCTACTACAGTTACGGAGTTAGTGGCATTGTTGATGCCTTCTCTATGGAGCTTCCTCAGCTCTTTGGTAATTCCACTGACATTTTTGTTTGTTCTTCTGGTTTGTTCAAGCTGCAAATGAACATCTTTCTTAATCTGATTTACAGTTTTTCTCAATTCATCCCTTGGTTGATTCAATTCATTAGCTCGGAGAGCATTAAAGCTAACTAAGGTAGCCTTAATTTCAGAAGCTTCTTCAGAGAGGGGAAGGTCTTCAGCTATGTCAAGAGCAGTTTTGTGCTGACTATTTAGTGCATTCACATTGATATCTTGAAGCTGTAACAACTCATTTACTATCTGTAAAGAGCAATAGAAAAAGATTTGTTACAACAACTGCAACTTCAAAGTTACTATCTTTATTTCAAACCACAGCAAATCATTCTATTCTATGATAGAATGATATCATTGTTCTCAGAATAAAGGACAGCTCGTTACATCTTTGATTCCCAAGCTCCACAAGAGACTCACAAAGTCAACTAATAAATTCATAAGCACAAGACATACAGTCAGATGTAAGATATGAGGTTATGAGAGATAAAAACAGTAAGCAGAGCATGGTGGACGACAATGACACTTCAATTTTGAGCCTTTTCAAAATGGTACAACTGAAAATAATTGAAAGATTGGATTACGTGGTACAGATCGATTAAGTTTTATCTTCACATAAACCCAGTACATCAATTTGCATTATAGCAGACTATTTTCCCTGCCTAcagaattttaagatattaaaaccttttttgcaaaaaaaaggGAATGTTTTGCCCCTTGTATCTAAAAGAAAGCAGACATATTCAAGTGAGGGTTTTCTTTATAAAACTTGTTTTGCAGGTAATTTGCACTGTCTTTCTGCATGTGCAGTTGAGTACTAAATACAGTGATATCATTGGAATGAACATCGCATCGTATACCAGTCAAATCACTTTGGTGCAACAGCAATGCAGAATGTACAttaattagaatattagaaCCATGCAGAATGCATAACAATCTCTCCTTTGTTTCTTGAAAGTTGGATATTAGACgtttttaaatagtttaaaGAAGAGATTCCTTTTTTCGATAAAGAAAACTTTATTAGAGTAAAAGGCATCGACACAAAGGAGGGGATAAGGAATAGGTCACGAATGCGTTTGTGGAAACAGTCGCGGTGTCGCATAATAACGCGAATCCCGGCCAATGGGGTGAGaatttttgaaaacaaatcaCAAAGAGaagttttgaacttataattgcaTTCTTGTTTTTGTACTAttataatgcaataatataagTATATCAATTATAATTGCATTATATGAGGTTTTTCttagtgtattattaattaacttttagttaactattttatttaactaaaattttgagtaactataatttaagtgatcttaaattcttaataattaaagttaatgggtATTAACGAAATTTAACGGAGAGAATAACAGTTACGGTGAAATATCGTTGTAATAGTGAAATAATGGGTGTTAGACGTTACGTAATGATCAGAAGCGTTTTGACAATGAAAATTCATGAACTGTTAACATCCAAACAATTCTCAAACTAGTTGCACAATGAGCGTTACGTAATGTAAAGGGAAGTTTTTATTCCATGCATCTACATAAATGATTAAAAGCAAAGCTCCGAAGCAAACCATTGACCTTAACCTATAAAGTTGCAAAGTATTTAGCCTTATCCCAAACCTTAGTTATAATTACAACACAAATGTCCTTAGAGCCTAGGTGCAAAACATTGGGAGAAGGCGCGCGGGCTTTTGTATGCGAGGCGCACTTTTCTCTTAAAAGATCAAAAGTCaactttataaaatatatattatacttaAATATgtcattttatattataatagcAATTAGCTTGAAAACATTCATTATCATAGTGGTAAACACTGCTTTAGCAGATTCTATTATAATAAGAATATCAAGAGTATCCATAATtatattcttcttcttcacctgCTTTTCTGCTCTTTTTTTATGGAAACAATGGTTTCTCAAACATCATATTAAAGTAATTGGTTTcgagttttatttctttttcaaacaAA
This genomic interval carries:
- the LOC130802403 gene encoding probable membrane-associated kinase regulator 4, producing the protein MAVDCCSYNLNEHKMDEGKHEKAKEYEEKEDEEEDDDYIDMEVSSYTTTLSAPSQNPREFEFQMGSTINVERDTTTSPADELFYMGKLLPLHLPPRLQMVEKLLEDSTPKMFNADFFSTPLGTHTAVTPITSTTPFESCNVSPVESCQVSREINPQEYFFVYANENNKGFMGGFHGKKSWTKKLKTKIKALFGKSHQQCSLVAKNEEDRGLNSNLNSKKDDFEKHIKGIKKHPCIQIPQINENDAKEAKICHRRSFSGVFKRRSSTTKLTTSYSSISPSSCSSSSSCSSNNSSNSNGLNDFPMLKRSSSANSEMESSLIQGAIAHCKKSSKQAFHTRKTLSEIGSMSLPSTRFTSTLEDLTTLCRG